TCAGACATAAATTGATACATGCTGTTCGGGATATAAAACTTGAGGCACCTGTCCAAAACCCTGGGAAAATTATTTGTGTAGGTCAAAACTATCGTGAGCACATTGCTGAAATGGGCCGCGAATTGCCGCTATTCCCCGTTGTATTCGCCAAGTTCACCAATGCGGTGATCGGTCCTCAGGACGACATTCCCTTCTTCCCCATCTCTGAGCAGCTTGATTATGAAGCGGAATTCGCTTTTGTCGTCGGAAAAAGGACACGTCAGGTGCCACAAGAAGATGCTCTTGATTATGTAGCAGGTTATACCATTGCGAATGATGTTACGTATCGCGACATCCAGAGGCGTACAATCGAATGGCTTCAAGGAAAAACGGTTGAAGGAAGTGCTCCGATGGGACCTTGGATTGTTACTTCCGATGAGCTAACAGATCCAACTGGTCTAAATGTCCGATTGACTGTTAATGGGGAAGAACGGCAAAATACGAATACATCCAACTTCGTATTCGATGTGAAATATTTGATTGAATTTTTATCGA
This genomic stretch from Peribacillus muralis harbors:
- a CDS encoding fumarylacetoacetate hydrolase family protein, with the translated sequence MKLVTFSYEGFKRIGALYPNDEIVDLNYAYQAFLESEGKLRSEQIANAYVPATMVDFLQGGKESLDIAKKAADYAIGNRDSFRHKLIHAVRDIKLEAPVQNPGKIICVGQNYREHIAEMGRELPLFPVVFAKFTNAVIGPQDDIPFFPISEQLDYEAEFAFVVGKRTRQVPQEDALDYVAGYTIANDVTYRDIQRRTIEWLQGKTVEGSAPMGPWIVTSDELTDPTGLNVRLTVNGEERQNTNTSNFVFDVKYLIEFLSNLMTLEPGDIVLTGTPGGVGFARSPQVFLKDGDVVKIEIDKIGYLENRVRRAGEEY